Proteins co-encoded in one Kribbella solani genomic window:
- a CDS encoding CASTOR/POLLUX-related putative ion channel yields the protein MAAVRRIRWRQRLRYWFDGTMDRGTPALIGWLGLASVGLIAVVTVLVVVLTNSDTEASGGWGGVAWMSLLRTLDPGTMGGDTGRPVFLGLMLTVTVGGIFIVSALIGVLTTGLDNRISQLRKGKSQLIETGHTIVLGWSDEVFTVIGELARANQGHRRRACVVVLADQDKVDMEDRIRARIPEAGSIRVICRSGSPLKRADLELVSPDTARAILVLPPTGPEADIDVIKTLLLLNNRQWDKTRPHVVAAVLDSDNLAAARLAAGDDALLVDADDIMVRLVVQSHRQAGLSAVCIDLLDFAGSEFYLAPAARLAGSSYGEALNAYSLGVPVGVHKPGQMLLNPSTDTPIETGDKLVVLAEDDLLIKIADSPAPIVEAAIAAPTDRPPAPDRTLLIGWNARATKIIDLLDRFVEPGSRLDIAAPVEPTAAVQAARANLTVGYKACEPTTRASLEALGLGMYQHVVVLADDRIDPDHADDRTLVTLLHLRDIEVRLGDPFSIVTEMYDDNNRQVAQVTKADDFIVSSKLISLLLTQLAENRHLQAVFGDLFDPAGSEIYLKSAGDYLVPAMEANFATVIESARRQGHSAIGYRVHSRSDLAPGYGVVLNPPKLEPLTLGPDDNVIVVAPA from the coding sequence GTGGCGGCGGTACGGCGGATCAGGTGGCGGCAGCGATTGCGGTACTGGTTCGACGGGACGATGGACCGCGGTACGCCGGCGCTGATCGGCTGGCTCGGGCTCGCGTCGGTCGGTCTGATCGCGGTGGTGACGGTGCTGGTCGTCGTACTCACCAACTCCGACACCGAGGCGAGCGGCGGTTGGGGTGGGGTCGCGTGGATGAGCCTGCTGCGTACGCTCGACCCCGGAACGATGGGCGGCGACACCGGCCGTCCGGTGTTCCTCGGGCTGATGCTCACCGTGACCGTCGGCGGCATCTTCATCGTCAGCGCCCTGATCGGTGTCCTGACAACCGGTCTGGACAATCGGATCAGCCAGCTGCGTAAGGGAAAGTCACAGCTGATCGAGACCGGCCACACGATCGTGCTGGGCTGGTCGGACGAGGTGTTCACCGTGATCGGCGAACTCGCCCGGGCCAACCAGGGGCATCGCCGCCGGGCCTGCGTCGTCGTACTGGCGGACCAGGACAAGGTCGACATGGAGGATAGGATCCGGGCGCGGATTCCGGAGGCGGGGAGTATCCGGGTGATCTGCCGGTCGGGGAGTCCGCTGAAGCGGGCGGACCTGGAGCTGGTCAGTCCGGACACCGCCCGCGCGATCCTGGTGCTGCCGCCGACCGGCCCCGAGGCCGACATCGACGTCATCAAAACCCTGCTGTTGCTGAACAACCGGCAGTGGGACAAGACCAGGCCGCATGTGGTCGCCGCGGTGCTGGACTCGGACAACCTCGCCGCGGCCCGGCTGGCGGCCGGCGACGACGCGCTGCTGGTCGATGCCGACGACATCATGGTTCGGCTGGTCGTGCAGTCGCACCGGCAGGCCGGCCTGTCCGCGGTGTGTATCGATCTACTGGACTTCGCGGGCAGCGAGTTCTACCTGGCGCCGGCCGCGCGGCTCGCGGGTTCGTCGTACGGCGAAGCACTGAACGCGTACTCGCTGGGTGTTCCGGTCGGCGTGCACAAGCCCGGGCAGATGCTGCTGAACCCGTCGACGGACACGCCGATCGAGACCGGTGACAAACTCGTCGTACTCGCCGAGGACGACCTGCTGATCAAGATCGCGGACAGCCCGGCGCCGATCGTCGAGGCCGCGATCGCCGCGCCCACCGACCGGCCACCGGCGCCGGACCGTACGCTGCTGATCGGCTGGAACGCGCGCGCCACGAAGATCATCGATCTGCTGGACCGGTTCGTGGAGCCAGGTTCGCGGCTGGACATCGCCGCGCCGGTCGAGCCGACGGCCGCGGTGCAGGCCGCGAGGGCGAATCTCACCGTCGGCTACAAGGCCTGCGAGCCCACCACCAGGGCGTCGCTCGAGGCGCTCGGACTCGGTATGTACCAGCATGTGGTCGTACTCGCGGACGACCGGATCGATCCGGATCACGCCGACGACCGGACCCTGGTGACGCTGCTCCACCTGCGCGACATCGAGGTACGGCTCGGCGACCCGTTCTCGATCGTGACCGAGATGTACGACGACAACAACCGGCAGGTTGCCCAGGTGACCAAGGCCGACGACTTCATCGTCAGCAGCAAGCTGATCAGTCTGCTGCTGACGCAACTGGCGGAGAACCGGCACCTGCAAGCCGTGTTCGGTGACTTGTTCGACCCCGCGGGTTCCGAGATCTATCTCAAGTCCGCCGGCGACTACCTCGTACCGGCGATGGAGGCGAACTTCGCGACCGTGATCGAGTCGGCCCGCCGCCAGGGGCACAGTGCGATCGGCTACCGGGTGCACAGCCGCAGTGACCTCGCTCCCGGGTACGGCGTTGTGCTGAACCCGCCGAAACTCGAACCACTCACCTTGGGGCCGGACGACAACGTGATCGTGGTGGCGCCGGCCTGA
- a CDS encoding twin-arginine translocase TatA/TatE family subunit — translation MPLLGMPQGGEWLVILAIVLLLFGPAKLPGLVRQLGRSKKVWEEEVNPGSEQTTNQPPAAPTATPNQPNRRPSEEPRP, via the coding sequence ATGCCTCTGCTCGGAATGCCTCAAGGCGGCGAATGGCTGGTCATCCTCGCCATCGTCCTGCTGCTCTTCGGCCCCGCCAAGCTACCCGGCCTGGTACGCCAACTGGGCCGCTCGAAGAAGGTCTGGGAGGAGGAAGTGAATCCCGGCTCCGAGCAAACCACCAACCAGCCACCCGCTGCCCCAACCGCGACGCCCAACCAACCAAACCGCAGACCCTCCGAGGAACCACGGCCGTAG
- the ligD gene encoding non-homologous end-joining DNA ligase: MPGSRKPDETRDGVGLTNLDQPLFDGAEATKRDLVDYLDAVHERILPELCGRPLSVVRIRPGQPAFMQKNVPKYTPEWVKTVPVWAEASKREVAYALCDDRRTLLWFANQRAVEYHPTLMRAARWDRVTHLVLDLDPPEGETFAMTVRAALLVREALTEAGLSGGVKTSGAKGVHVIVPIVDNVRIEDAAAATRAIAARAEKLDPSVATTAYIKADRHGKVFVDSTRAGGATVVAAYSPRVRPGTTVSFPVGWEELENVTPRDFTVRTAPGLLGAADRWADQLPAPQAIPEDLLEEGRAIPVARVAAMHEGKRRKRAREAQQPPTDQPEAQQPPADHRES; the protein is encoded by the coding sequence GTGCCGGGTAGCCGGAAGCCGGATGAGACGCGGGATGGGGTTGGGCTTACCAATCTGGATCAGCCGTTGTTCGACGGGGCTGAGGCGACCAAGCGTGATCTGGTCGACTATCTGGATGCCGTGCACGAGCGGATCCTGCCGGAGTTGTGCGGACGGCCGTTGTCGGTGGTGCGGATTCGTCCGGGGCAGCCCGCGTTCATGCAGAAGAACGTTCCCAAGTACACGCCGGAGTGGGTGAAGACCGTGCCGGTTTGGGCGGAGGCGTCCAAGCGTGAGGTGGCGTACGCGTTGTGCGACGACCGGCGAACGCTGCTCTGGTTCGCGAATCAGCGCGCGGTCGAGTACCACCCGACGCTGATGCGCGCCGCCCGGTGGGACCGGGTCACGCACCTGGTGCTCGACCTGGACCCGCCGGAAGGCGAGACGTTCGCGATGACGGTGCGGGCGGCGTTGCTGGTGCGGGAGGCGCTGACCGAGGCCGGGCTGAGCGGCGGGGTCAAGACGAGCGGCGCGAAAGGGGTGCACGTGATCGTGCCGATTGTTGACAATGTGAGGATCGAGGATGCCGCGGCTGCCACCCGGGCGATCGCGGCGCGGGCCGAGAAGCTCGATCCGTCGGTCGCCACTACCGCGTACATCAAGGCGGATCGGCACGGGAAGGTGTTCGTCGACTCGACGCGGGCTGGTGGTGCGACGGTTGTCGCGGCGTACAGTCCGCGGGTCCGGCCGGGTACGACGGTGTCGTTTCCGGTTGGGTGGGAGGAGCTGGAGAACGTGACGCCGCGGGACTTCACGGTCCGTACGGCACCGGGGTTGCTCGGGGCGGCCGACCGGTGGGCCGATCAGCTACCCGCGCCACAGGCGATCCCCGAAGATCTGCTGGAGGAGGGGCGAGCCATTCCTGTCGCTCGGGTAGCCGCCATGCACGAAGGCAAACGCCGCAAACGCGCCCGCGAAGCCCAGCAACCACCCACCGACCAGCCAGAGGCACAACAGCCACCCGCCGACCACCGCGAGAGCTAG
- a CDS encoding aminotransferase class V-fold PLP-dependent enzyme — MLGVRPVINANATVTVLGGSLMPPPVIKAMNDAAAQFVDLPELNLRVSERLAQLTHNESAYVTSGAAAAITLTVAACVTTESQAFPTDAEIVMFASQRNGYDYSARFIGARIVEIGPSVDELRAALDRKPACVLWFAGAHYAAGALSVEEVVQCARQAGVPVIVDAAAQIPPVASLWRFTRDLGADAVIVSGGKGLRGPQASGLVLGKQAIVDNLRVHTSPKHELGRGMKVGKEELLGLLAAVEWTLAQNEDELLAGYERIVDDWIAGLQGLPGAVVERGYPSEAGQPHSRAVLRLTRDRDEVVQALWDGNPRISVGTFNLPPDAIALNPQTLQPGEEKTVLDALVRLLRSGEGQ; from the coding sequence TTGCTCGGCGTACGCCCGGTCATCAATGCCAACGCGACGGTCACCGTTCTCGGTGGCTCGCTGATGCCGCCGCCGGTGATCAAGGCGATGAACGACGCGGCGGCGCAGTTCGTCGACCTGCCGGAGCTGAACCTGCGGGTGAGTGAGCGCCTCGCCCAGCTGACGCACAATGAGTCGGCGTACGTGACCTCGGGGGCGGCGGCTGCCATCACGCTGACGGTTGCCGCCTGCGTCACGACCGAATCGCAGGCGTTCCCGACCGACGCCGAGATCGTCATGTTCGCCAGCCAACGCAATGGTTACGACTACTCGGCTCGCTTCATCGGCGCTCGCATCGTCGAGATCGGACCATCGGTTGACGAGCTCCGCGCCGCGCTCGATCGCAAGCCTGCCTGCGTTCTGTGGTTCGCGGGCGCGCACTACGCAGCGGGTGCATTGAGCGTGGAAGAGGTCGTGCAATGCGCTCGCCAGGCCGGCGTACCGGTGATCGTGGACGCGGCGGCTCAGATCCCGCCGGTCGCGAGCCTGTGGCGGTTCACCCGGGACCTCGGCGCGGACGCCGTGATCGTCAGCGGCGGGAAAGGCCTGCGCGGTCCGCAAGCCAGTGGCTTGGTGCTGGGCAAGCAGGCGATTGTTGACAATCTGCGTGTGCACACCTCGCCGAAGCACGAGCTCGGACGCGGGATGAAGGTCGGGAAGGAGGAACTGCTCGGGTTGCTCGCCGCGGTCGAGTGGACCCTCGCCCAGAACGAGGACGAACTGCTGGCCGGCTACGAGCGGATTGTCGACGATTGGATCGCCGGCCTGCAGGGGTTGCCCGGTGCGGTGGTCGAGCGCGGCTATCCAAGTGAAGCCGGCCAGCCGCACAGCCGCGCCGTACTCCGCCTGACCCGCGACCGGGACGAGGTGGTCCAGGCCCTCTGGGACGGCAACCCACGAATCTCCGTCGGCACCTTCAACCTGCCGCCCGACGCGATCGCCCTCAACCCCCAAACCCTCCAGCCCGGCGAGGAAAAGACGGTTCTCGATGCCCTGGTACGTCTTCTAAGGTCGGGGGAGGGTCAGTAG
- a CDS encoding acetylxylan esterase, with protein MDFETYWAEVDQELAAIPGRPVLDRVPARTTDEATFYTLRLTSTGPYRVYGNLSIPAGDGPFPALLITPRYGSVNNIPHPNDRGRYVVLSLMHRGQRLADEGFAAKYPGLLTMDIDDPATYIYRGIASDCLRAAEFLRGLSEVDPERVAVSGDDLAILTAARRPGFTSVRVTDLLFYRAMEARLKSCLYPLEELNDHLRAGSSEDALATTLSYFDPVRHAPAIAARTLLATDDTDWCGPLLSALPDPEVYDVTHLDGTDNDSLDAWLAERSGVPAMSKFIA; from the coding sequence ATGGACTTCGAGACCTACTGGGCCGAGGTGGATCAGGAACTCGCGGCGATCCCCGGCCGGCCGGTGCTGGACCGGGTGCCGGCACGGACGACCGACGAGGCAACGTTCTACACCTTGCGCCTCACCAGCACCGGCCCGTACCGCGTGTACGGGAACCTGAGCATCCCGGCCGGCGACGGACCGTTCCCCGCGCTGCTGATCACCCCGCGGTACGGAAGTGTCAACAACATCCCGCACCCGAACGACCGCGGCAGGTACGTGGTCCTGAGTCTGATGCACCGCGGTCAGCGGCTGGCGGACGAAGGGTTCGCGGCCAAGTACCCAGGATTGTTGACAATGGACATCGACGATCCGGCGACGTACATCTACCGCGGCATCGCGTCGGATTGTCTACGAGCCGCGGAGTTCCTGCGCGGGTTGTCTGAGGTTGACCCTGAGCGGGTTGCGGTCAGCGGGGACGATCTGGCGATCCTGACCGCGGCACGGCGGCCTGGATTCACCTCGGTACGGGTGACGGACCTGCTGTTCTACCGCGCGATGGAGGCACGGCTGAAGTCATGCCTCTATCCGCTGGAGGAACTCAACGATCACCTCCGCGCAGGCTCGTCCGAAGACGCACTCGCCACCACGTTGTCGTACTTCGACCCGGTCCGGCACGCACCGGCGATCGCGGCCCGAACGCTGTTGGCCACCGATGACACCGACTGGTGCGGCCCGCTGCTGTCGGCGCTGCCCGACCCGGAGGTGTACGACGTCACACATCTGGACGGCACCGACAACGATTCCCTCGACGCCTGGCTGGCAGAACGATCCGGCGTACCCGCGATGTCAAAGTTCATCGCATGA
- a CDS encoding acetylxylan esterase, with translation MRDIENFAVEVERPADFDEFWAAGLADCASYPLDPVLTEQPALSTETVIVYDLQYTSYGGLRIAGWYTTPRNRPGPHPALVTIPGYISEPTIPKEWSELGYAALAVAPRGKLRSNSVFNPGYPGLLTHNIVDPNTYGYRGFYLDVVRAVEVLLDRPDVDNQRIGLQGSSQGGGLGISTAALMPDAIRCVAAGAPYLCGIMTAPTLTRSYPYEEINEYLRIHPKDVDRVRETVAYYDGLNFAPKVQAPTLLYVGMEDDVCPPETGFALHRALTCEKTLRRYPHCAHHAGLPDVMRVVEDFFAEHLTPER, from the coding sequence TTGCGGGACATAGAGAATTTTGCAGTCGAGGTCGAGCGACCAGCTGATTTCGACGAGTTCTGGGCCGCCGGCCTGGCGGACTGTGCTTCCTATCCGCTGGACCCCGTGCTGACCGAGCAGCCGGCACTCTCCACCGAGACGGTGATTGTCTACGATCTGCAATACACCAGCTACGGCGGCCTGCGGATCGCCGGCTGGTACACAACCCCGCGCAACCGCCCCGGCCCACACCCGGCCCTGGTCACGATTCCGGGGTACATCTCCGAGCCGACGATCCCGAAGGAGTGGTCCGAGCTCGGGTACGCCGCGCTCGCCGTCGCGCCGCGCGGCAAGCTGCGCTCGAACAGTGTCTTCAACCCGGGTTATCCCGGCCTCCTGACCCACAACATCGTCGACCCGAACACCTACGGCTACCGCGGCTTCTACCTCGACGTCGTCCGCGCGGTCGAAGTGCTGCTGGATCGTCCGGATGTCGACAATCAGCGGATCGGCTTGCAGGGCTCCAGCCAGGGCGGCGGCCTCGGCATCTCCACCGCGGCGCTGATGCCCGACGCGATCCGCTGCGTCGCGGCCGGCGCCCCGTACCTGTGCGGCATCATGACCGCGCCGACGCTCACCCGCTCGTACCCGTACGAAGAGATCAACGAGTACCTGCGGATTCACCCCAAAGACGTGGACCGGGTCCGCGAGACGGTCGCGTACTACGACGGGCTGAACTTCGCGCCGAAGGTACAAGCGCCGACCTTGCTGTATGTCGGGATGGAAGACGATGTCTGCCCACCGGAGACCGGCTTCGCCTTGCACCGAGCGCTGACCTGCGAGAAGACGCTGCGCAGGTACCCGCACTGCGCCCACCACGCCGGTCTGCCCGACGTGATGCGCGTCGTCGAGGACTTCTTCGCCGAACACCTCACCCCGGAAAGGTGA
- a CDS encoding ABC transporter ATP-binding protein, with the protein MAEVRLENVSKSFGGKTVVDNLNLTVEDREFLTLVGPSGCGKSTTLRMICGLERASAGNIFFDGKPVSWLPANKRDVSMVFQSYALYPHRTVRQNIGFALKMMRVPKATIEEQVRQAARTLDIEDLLDRKPRELSGGQRQRVALGRAIVRDAGAYLLDEPLSNLDAQLRVLMRAEIKRLHVDVARTFIYVTHDQVEAMTMSDRIAVMRDGVIQQCATPEEIYERPANRFVASFMGSPPMNFLTGDLVHEGSTLHFRSPALTQPLHPPTHPAGPTSADPTSADPTSAGSTSARPAFMAAESAVADTVAGSTAAESAVVSGSSRQVVLGIRPEDITLSTTPADGHHPGKVFVTEPLGPDVLVTVRIEGELIRARVPTPFRLGHDSTVHVAFNPNRLHLFHPTTGTALQSPR; encoded by the coding sequence ATGGCTGAAGTGCGTTTGGAGAATGTCAGCAAGTCGTTCGGCGGCAAGACCGTTGTCGACAATCTGAACCTGACCGTCGAGGACCGCGAATTCCTCACCCTGGTCGGCCCCTCCGGTTGTGGAAAGTCGACAACCCTACGAATGATCTGCGGGCTGGAACGGGCCAGCGCGGGGAACATCTTCTTCGACGGCAAACCGGTCAGCTGGCTGCCGGCGAACAAGCGGGACGTGTCGATGGTGTTCCAGAGCTACGCGCTCTACCCGCACCGGACGGTCCGGCAGAACATCGGCTTCGCGCTCAAGATGATGCGGGTGCCGAAGGCAACGATCGAGGAGCAGGTCCGGCAGGCCGCGCGAACGCTGGACATCGAGGACCTGCTGGACCGCAAACCCCGCGAACTGTCCGGCGGCCAGCGGCAACGCGTCGCCCTCGGCCGGGCGATCGTCCGCGACGCCGGCGCCTACCTGCTGGACGAACCGCTGTCGAACCTGGACGCCCAGCTCCGCGTCCTGATGCGGGCCGAGATCAAACGGCTGCACGTCGACGTGGCCCGCACCTTCATCTACGTCACCCACGACCAGGTCGAGGCAATGACCATGTCCGACCGGATCGCCGTCATGCGCGACGGCGTGATCCAGCAATGCGCGACCCCCGAAGAAATCTACGAACGCCCCGCGAACCGCTTCGTAGCCTCCTTCATGGGCTCACCCCCGATGAACTTCCTCACCGGCGACCTCGTCCACGAGGGCAGCACCCTCCACTTCCGCTCCCCGGCCCTGACCCAACCCCTCCACCCACCAACCCACCCCGCCGGCCCCACCTCCGCCGACCCCACATCCGCCGACCCCACATCCGCCGGCTCCACCTCCGCCCGCCCCGCCTTCATGGCGGCCGAATCCGCAGTGGCCGACACGGTTGCCGGATCCACGGCGGCCGAGTCCGCGGTGGTTTCCGGTTCTTCCCGTCAGGTGGTGCTCGGTATCCGGCCGGAGGACATCACGTTGTCCACCACGCCGGCCGACGGTCACCACCCCGGCAAGGTCTTCGTCACCGAACCCCTCGGCCCCGACGTCCTGGTCACCGTCCGCATCGAAGGCGAACTGATCCGCGCCCGAGTCCCCACCCCCTTCCGCCTCGGCCACGACAGCACCGTCCACGTCGCCTTCAACCCCAACCGCCTGCACCTCTTCCACCCCACCACCGGCACCGCCCTGCAATCCCCCCGATGA
- a CDS encoding carbohydrate ABC transporter permease: MSTAVKVPLRYRIPWKKIALYVLAVVFGLYLVLPFYWIVAMSFMHEVDAISVPPHWIPVHPTLENYLGFVRPDDAQQLVGGRAVSETPYSLRNSLIVATATAVLNLVLATFAAYSFSRLKFRGSQVLLVLYLLTRMVPGIAIIIPFYLLMRSFGLLDTYLALILSYTTFALPITIWILKDFFRSVPRELEEAARVDRCGWFRTMWTVFLPVAAPGLVAAAVFAFMTAWNEFMFALFLTSSKAAKTIPVVAANFATDFNTQFTVMAAAGVLAVVPPLVLALLFQRKLVQGMAAGSVKG; this comes from the coding sequence ATGAGTACCGCCGTGAAAGTTCCGCTCCGGTACCGGATTCCGTGGAAGAAGATCGCGCTTTACGTACTGGCGGTGGTGTTCGGGTTGTACCTGGTGCTGCCGTTCTACTGGATTGTCGCGATGAGTTTCATGCACGAGGTGGATGCGATCTCGGTGCCGCCGCACTGGATTCCGGTGCATCCGACCCTGGAGAACTACCTCGGGTTCGTACGCCCGGACGATGCGCAGCAACTGGTCGGTGGACGGGCAGTTTCGGAAACGCCGTACTCGTTGCGGAACAGCCTGATCGTGGCGACGGCGACCGCCGTGCTGAACCTGGTGCTGGCCACGTTCGCGGCGTACTCGTTCTCCCGGCTGAAGTTCCGCGGGAGCCAGGTGCTGCTCGTGCTGTACCTGCTCACCCGGATGGTGCCGGGGATCGCGATCATCATTCCGTTCTATTTGCTGATGCGATCGTTCGGGTTGCTGGACACGTACCTGGCGCTGATCCTTTCGTACACGACGTTCGCGTTGCCGATCACGATCTGGATTCTGAAGGACTTCTTCCGGTCGGTGCCGCGCGAACTGGAGGAGGCCGCCCGGGTGGACCGGTGCGGCTGGTTCCGGACGATGTGGACGGTTTTCCTGCCGGTGGCCGCGCCGGGACTGGTGGCGGCCGCGGTGTTCGCGTTCATGACCGCGTGGAACGAGTTCATGTTCGCGTTGTTCCTGACCAGTTCGAAGGCGGCGAAGACGATTCCGGTGGTGGCGGCCAATTTCGCCACCGATTTCAACACCCAGTTCACCGTGATGGCCGCGGCCGGTGTGCTCGCGGTGGTCCCACCCCTGGTACTCGCTCTGCTCTTCCAGCGCAAGCTGGTCCAGGGCATGGCAGCCGGATCAGTGAAGGGCTGA
- a CDS encoding carbohydrate ABC transporter permease, translating to MVAFTERRPLGDTAKAWALNAPAMVVIALLVAYPIGYSFYVSLQKHNLKRPRARRFIGFDNYKALLGDDAFLSALKVSALFVLVVLGLTVVLALILALVLNERFRGRGLLLSLALLPWVMPGVVNGLMWRTIFDAKTGALNGLLQQLGLIENYHAWLTSGTGAFLFTALAQVWNTLPFSVIILLAGLSTIPSELYDAATVDRAGAWRRFTQVTVPWLLHPLLIVLILETMNAFRAFDTIYVLTGGGPGDATTTIALLDVQTVLTFTDFGLGSAYAWVITAITLLISVGYIGLLYRKGNFEA from the coding sequence ATGGTCGCTTTCACCGAACGCCGCCCGCTGGGCGACACCGCCAAGGCCTGGGCGCTGAACGCCCCGGCGATGGTGGTGATCGCCCTGCTGGTCGCGTATCCGATCGGGTACTCCTTCTACGTCAGCCTGCAGAAGCACAACCTGAAACGCCCGCGGGCCAGGCGGTTCATCGGGTTCGACAACTACAAGGCATTGCTCGGCGACGACGCGTTTCTGTCCGCGTTGAAGGTGTCGGCGCTGTTCGTACTCGTGGTGCTCGGGCTGACCGTCGTACTCGCGCTGATCCTGGCGCTGGTGCTGAACGAACGGTTCCGTGGTCGCGGATTGTTGCTGAGTCTCGCTTTGTTGCCCTGGGTAATGCCTGGGGTAGTGAACGGCCTGATGTGGCGGACGATCTTCGACGCGAAGACAGGTGCGTTGAACGGCCTGCTGCAACAGCTCGGTCTGATCGAGAACTATCACGCCTGGCTGACGTCGGGCACCGGCGCGTTCCTCTTCACCGCGCTGGCGCAGGTGTGGAACACGCTGCCGTTCTCGGTCATCATCCTGCTCGCCGGATTGTCGACAATCCCATCAGAGTTGTACGACGCGGCGACGGTCGACCGGGCGGGTGCCTGGCGGCGCTTCACCCAGGTCACCGTGCCGTGGCTCCTGCATCCGCTCCTGATCGTGCTGATCCTGGAGACGATGAACGCGTTCCGCGCCTTCGACACCATCTACGTACTCACCGGCGGCGGACCCGGTGACGCGACGACCACGATCGCGCTGCTCGACGTACAAACCGTCCTGACCTTCACCGACTTCGGTCTCGGCAGCGCGTACGCCTGGGTGATCACCGCGATCACGCTGCTGATCTCGGTCGGCTATATCGGGCTCCTCTACCGGAAAGGAAACTTCGAGGCATGA
- a CDS encoding ABC transporter substrate-binding protein produces MELTRRNILKLAGLGLTTPALLSACSNGKSGGGGAGDGSVKFEGWDYEAALVQQNLDNFTKTSNIKVDYTPITSAQYVQKVVAEFTGGGGPDALYVYDDSLAAWVEGDYLQPLDGLPGVDAVYDAIYPGNAEAMTYGGKRYGLPYYTDSNCLVYNAEILAKAGISKPPASLDELEAQAVKIKNAGLLQYPIGLPAQLSDTWWAWVWALVYGSGGSMFDDQQAPIMNTSDHVTKDVFTWLQHAASTTKVIDPASLQLLPVPIDNAMKSNRYAFTIGARYALRDYNDPAKSKAAGKMKMALMPSLDGKVHGTVSNTRLYALAKDTEVKDNAVKLLTYLGGLGADKKPYTARFWFLQRGLGFAYKSMATDPEIVAALKKFADPAVYAHLAEIAKPRNVLGVPWYTEFETEMHKVVQGVLSNQTQPSAAVDSLARTAGTLKKKYS; encoded by the coding sequence ATGGAGCTCACCCGCCGGAACATCCTCAAGTTAGCCGGTCTCGGCCTGACCACCCCTGCCCTGCTGTCCGCCTGTTCGAACGGCAAGTCCGGAGGTGGTGGTGCCGGCGACGGCAGCGTGAAGTTCGAAGGCTGGGACTACGAAGCCGCGCTGGTCCAGCAGAACCTCGACAACTTCACCAAGACCAGCAACATCAAGGTCGACTACACACCGATCACGAGCGCGCAGTACGTCCAGAAGGTCGTTGCCGAGTTCACCGGTGGTGGCGGCCCGGACGCGCTGTACGTGTACGACGACTCGCTCGCGGCCTGGGTCGAGGGCGACTACCTGCAACCGCTCGACGGCCTGCCTGGCGTCGACGCGGTGTACGACGCGATCTACCCGGGCAACGCGGAGGCGATGACGTACGGCGGAAAGCGCTACGGGCTGCCGTACTACACCGACTCGAACTGCCTTGTTTACAACGCCGAAATCCTTGCCAAGGCCGGGATCAGCAAACCGCCGGCCAGCTTGGACGAACTCGAGGCCCAGGCCGTCAAGATCAAGAACGCCGGCCTTCTGCAGTACCCGATCGGTCTGCCTGCCCAGCTGTCCGACACCTGGTGGGCCTGGGTGTGGGCTTTGGTATACGGAAGTGGCGGCAGCATGTTCGACGACCAGCAGGCGCCGATCATGAACACCAGCGATCACGTGACCAAGGACGTGTTCACCTGGTTGCAGCATGCCGCGAGCACCACCAAGGTGATCGACCCGGCGTCGCTGCAGTTGCTCCCGGTGCCGATCGACAACGCGATGAAGTCGAACCGGTACGCGTTCACGATCGGCGCCCGGTACGCCCTGCGTGACTACAACGATCCGGCCAAGTCGAAGGCAGCCGGGAAGATGAAGATGGCGCTGATGCCGAGCCTGGACGGCAAGGTGCACGGCACGGTCAGCAACACCCGGCTGTACGCGCTGGCCAAGGACACCGAGGTCAAGGACAACGCCGTCAAACTGCTGACGTACCTGGGTGGGCTCGGCGCGGACAAGAAGCCGTACACCGCGCGGTTCTGGTTCCTGCAGCGCGGTCTCGGGTTCGCGTACAAGTCGATGGCGACCGATCCGGAGATCGTCGCGGCGCTGAAGAAGTTCGCCGATCCGGCCGTGTACGCGCACCTGGCCGAGATCGCGAAACCGCGGAACGTGCTCGGGGTGCCTTGGTATACCGAATTCGAGACCGAGATGCACAAGGTCGTGCAAGGGGTGCTGAGCAACCAGACGCAGCCGTCCGCCGCGGTCGACTCGCTCGCGCGGACCGCCGGGACGTTGAAGAAGAAGTACTCCTGA